A stretch of DNA from bacterium:
CAGAATGCCCACTTGGAACGTTCGGATCTCACCGGCGCCAGCTGTCGGCAGACCGATTTCACCAACGCCAATTTGACTAATACCCGGCTGGAAGGCGTGGACCTGAAAAGCGCAAAGCTCGACGGCGTCATCGGACGATAGCCGGCCGGCAAAATACCCAACACTGGTAGAAGGCCTGGATTTTCATCCAGGCCTTTTCTTTTTACTTGCATCTGAATCCTCATCGGCTTATTTTTTCTTCGCCGTTCTTGAGCCATCGGAAAAGACCCCCACACTTGGGAGAACATTTGTCGACAGATTTACAGCAAAGACTGAACCGGTTGAAGGAGCTTATCCAGCCGGGGTTGGCCGCCTATGCGCCGGAACAAGAGCCTATTTCTCTCTACGAGCCCATGCGCTATGCGCTGAGGGGGGGCGGCAAACAGCTGCGGCCGCTTTTTCTACTTCTATCCTGCGAAGCGGTGGGCGGCCGGGCGAGTGAAGCCCTGCCCGCTGCCCTGGCGCTGGAGCTGGTGCACAATTTCACTCTGGTGCACGACGACATCATGGATCATGACGAGCTGCGCCATGGCCGCGAAACGGTGTATAAAAAATGGGAGGAGAGCACCGCCATTCTGGCCGGCGACGCGCTCCTCGTCCAAGCTTTCCGCGCCCTGGCCGATGTAGAGGCGGCCCTGCTGCCAAGAGTGCTGGCGGGCTTTACCGCCGGCATTCTGGAGGTATGCGAAGGTCAGGCCTTGGACAAGGAATTCGAACTCAGGGCTTCAGTGACGCTGGATGAGTATTACAGCATGATCGCAAAAAAGACCGGCCGTCTTTTTTCTTTAGCCTGCGAGATCGGCGGTCTGCTCGGGCATGGCACGGAACAGCAGGTCCAGGGACTGAAGGAGTATGGCGCGTGTCTGGGACGCGCCTTTCAGATTCAGGACGATGTTCTGGATCTAGTCTCCGAAAAGGCAACGCTGGGGAAAGATATCGGAAGTGATATACGGGAAAACAAAAAAACGTTTCTCATGGCCTACTTGTTTCAATACGGCGCGGAGGAGCAGCAGCAACAGATACACCGCTTGGCGAAAAAAAATGAGCTGAGCCGGGAGGAATTGCAGCAGGCTGTAGCCGTGT
This window harbors:
- a CDS encoding polyprenyl synthetase family protein, which translates into the protein MSTDLQQRLNRLKELIQPGLAAYAPEQEPISLYEPMRYALRGGGKQLRPLFLLLSCEAVGGRASEALPAALALELVHNFTLVHDDIMDHDELRHGRETVYKKWEESTAILAGDALLVQAFRALADVEAALLPRVLAGFTAGILEVCEGQALDKEFELRASVTLDEYYSMIAKKTGRLFSLACEIGGLLGHGTEQQVQGLKEYGACLGRAFQIQDDVLDLVSEKATLGKDIGSDIRENKKTFLMAYLFQYGAEEQQQQIHRLAKKNELSREELQQAVAVFTAAGALPSAETEIKRCIMLAQTALQPIENEEAKNPLILMLTTLAKRTF